A single window of Intrasporangium calvum DSM 43043 DNA harbors:
- the rsgA gene encoding ribosome small subunit-dependent GTPase A: protein MSWRNLDEGDVRVRPNRRGSRPRTKERPAHADAVVAMVIGVDRGRYTCLVPAVASKRHHEPERVVVAMKARDLGRTRVVVGDEVALVGDTSGEPDGLARIVRIEERRSVLRRTADDTDPVERVIVANADRLGIVTALADPEPRPRMVDRCLVAAYDAGLEPLLILTKADLVDAADFLAKYTPLEVDHVVTRRDGDDIIGLDEVRERLAGRVTVLVGHSGVGKSTLVNALVPGATRAIGVVNDVTGRGRHTSTSAVALRLPEGGWVIDTPGIRSFGLAHIDVDRIIDHFPDLAAGTGECPRGCTHDEEECALDEWVRAGHAGEPGPARLESLRRLLRTRSAVEDY, encoded by the coding sequence ATGAGCTGGCGAAACCTCGACGAGGGCGATGTCCGCGTCCGCCCCAACCGCAGGGGGTCGCGGCCCCGCACCAAGGAGCGTCCCGCCCATGCGGACGCAGTCGTGGCCATGGTCATCGGCGTGGACCGCGGTCGCTACACCTGTCTCGTCCCAGCGGTGGCTTCCAAGCGGCACCACGAGCCCGAGCGTGTCGTCGTCGCGATGAAGGCTCGCGACCTCGGCCGGACCCGGGTCGTCGTCGGCGACGAGGTGGCGCTCGTCGGGGACACGAGCGGCGAGCCGGACGGCCTGGCCCGGATCGTGCGCATCGAGGAACGCCGCTCGGTGCTCCGGCGCACCGCAGACGACACCGACCCCGTCGAGCGGGTCATCGTCGCCAACGCCGACCGGCTGGGGATCGTCACCGCGCTCGCGGACCCCGAGCCGCGGCCGCGGATGGTCGACCGCTGCCTCGTGGCCGCCTACGACGCAGGCCTCGAGCCGCTGCTCATCCTGACCAAGGCCGACCTCGTCGACGCTGCCGACTTCCTCGCCAAGTACACGCCGCTCGAGGTGGACCACGTCGTCACCCGCAGGGACGGCGACGACATCATCGGGCTCGACGAGGTGCGGGAGCGCCTGGCAGGACGGGTCACCGTGCTCGTCGGCCACTCGGGGGTCGGCAAGAGCACGCTCGTCAACGCCCTCGTCCCGGGCGCCACTCGAGCCATCGGAGTCGTCAACGACGTGACGGGGCGGGGCCGCCACACCTCGACGAGCGCCGTTGCACTGCGGCTACCGGAGGGGGGCTGGGTCATCGACACCCCGGGCATCCGCTCCTTCGGCCTGGCCCACATCGACGTCGACCGGATCATCGACCACTTCCCCGACCTCGCGGCCGGCACAGGGGAATGCCCCCGGGGCTGCACCCACGACGAGGAGGAGTGCGCCCTCGACGAGTGGGTCAGGGCCGGCCACGCCGGCGAGCCCGGACCCGCGCGGCTGGAGTCACTGCGCCGGCTGCTGCGCACGCGCTCGGCCGTCGAGGACTACTGA
- a CDS encoding HesB/YadR/YfhF-family protein, producing MLTVTENAQSVVQGLTQGSPEESAGLRIAADDGQFAVTVVAAPQPDDVVVVAGNANVYVAGEVAPALEGQTLDAAETPDGVGFTLAQQA from the coding sequence ATGCTCACCGTGACCGAGAACGCGCAGTCCGTCGTCCAAGGACTCACCCAGGGCTCTCCGGAGGAGAGCGCTGGTCTGCGGATTGCTGCCGACGACGGGCAGTTCGCCGTGACCGTCGTCGCCGCACCTCAGCCCGACGACGTGGTCGTCGTTGCCGGGAACGCGAACGTCTACGTCGCTGGGGAGGTTGCTCCCGCGTTGGAGGGCCAGACGCTGGATGCCGCCGAGACCCCTGACGGCGTCGGCTTCACCCTGGCCCAGCAGGCCTGA
- the hisN gene encoding histidinol-phosphatase, with protein sequence MTSYDDDLRLAHVLADAVERVTMSRFRSADLLVESKPDLTPVTDADRAAEELIRLQLKRTRPRDAVEGEEFDTTGHGPRRWVVDPIDGTKNYVRGVPVWATLIGLVDNGRPVLGLVAAPALQRRWWAAVGSGAWSGRSLSSAKRISVSQVGRLGDASLSHSSLSGWRVRGRRDDFLDLMDDCWRTRAYGDFWSYMLVAEGAVDIAAEPELAVHDMAALVPIVEEAGGRFTGLDGREGCWSGNALATNGLLHDEVLRRIGTPATEA encoded by the coding sequence GTGACCTCCTACGACGACGACCTTCGTCTCGCCCACGTCCTCGCCGATGCCGTCGAGCGTGTGACGATGTCGCGCTTCCGCTCGGCCGACCTGCTCGTCGAGAGCAAGCCGGACCTCACCCCGGTGACCGACGCGGACCGGGCTGCGGAGGAGCTCATCCGGCTCCAGCTCAAGCGGACCCGACCTCGGGACGCCGTGGAGGGTGAGGAGTTCGACACGACCGGCCACGGCCCGCGGCGCTGGGTCGTCGACCCCATCGACGGCACGAAGAACTACGTGCGCGGCGTCCCCGTCTGGGCCACCCTCATCGGCCTCGTCGACAACGGCCGGCCCGTCCTCGGGCTCGTCGCCGCCCCTGCCCTGCAACGGCGCTGGTGGGCAGCGGTCGGCTCCGGAGCCTGGTCCGGTCGCTCGCTCTCGTCGGCGAAGCGGATCTCCGTCTCCCAGGTCGGGCGCCTCGGCGACGCCTCCCTGTCCCACTCTTCCCTGTCCGGCTGGCGGGTTCGCGGCCGCCGTGACGACTTCCTCGACCTCATGGACGACTGCTGGCGCACCCGGGCCTACGGCGACTTCTGGTCGTACATGCTTGTCGCGGAGGGTGCCGTCGACATCGCGGCCGAGCCCGAGCTGGCCGTCCACGACATGGCGGCCCTCGTCCCCATCGTCGAGGAGGCGGGCGGCCGGTTCACGGGACTCGACGGCCGCGAGGGGTGCTGGAGCGGGAACGCCCTCGCGACCAACGGGCTCCTCCACGACGAGGTGCTCCGCCGGATCGGCACGCCCGCGACGGAGGCCTGA
- a CDS encoding M16 family metallopeptidase has translation MTAVPRPTVAPPPQWSFPEAATHDLPNGIRLVTYDVPGQYVISVRLGLPVPISAEPRELEGVGTIMARTMDEGTVHHSAEELARLLERKGISYGAAISEAGLTLDLDVVKGNLGPALDLLRQILTEPVFPDSEVARQVRARLAEIDQERSVPGHRAALEFVATFFAEDERGSRPTGGSRETVSRITRDAVVAFHEEHVVAAGTTVALAGDLAGLDVHALVGDALGGWRRGPDRASSLSRAAALAADRDRIVIVNRSESVQTEIVLGAPGPDRSVEGGWAPYPVIGFILGGSPNARVDAVLREEKGYTYGIRSSFRPRRTGGLFLTSGSVRADSTPESVRLLVEILESGRDGFSEQEVRSGVDFISKTAPGRYATADAVADEAINMALDGRTTEFTTANLRDLERVDRARLDDAFRRFATGAGVALPGSPPGTGWTMVLVGDAATHRAAIEELGLGAVTVVGD, from the coding sequence ATGACCGCCGTCCCGCGGCCCACGGTGGCGCCACCGCCCCAGTGGTCCTTCCCCGAGGCGGCGACCCACGACCTGCCCAACGGCATCCGCCTGGTGACCTACGACGTCCCCGGCCAGTACGTCATCTCCGTGCGCCTCGGCCTCCCCGTCCCCATCAGTGCGGAGCCGCGGGAGCTCGAGGGCGTCGGCACGATCATGGCTCGGACCATGGACGAGGGCACGGTCCACCACTCGGCCGAGGAGCTGGCGCGCCTCCTCGAGCGCAAGGGGATCAGCTACGGCGCCGCCATCAGCGAGGCGGGCCTCACCCTGGACCTCGACGTCGTCAAGGGCAACTTGGGGCCGGCGCTGGACCTCCTGCGGCAGATCCTGACGGAGCCGGTCTTCCCCGACAGCGAGGTGGCCCGCCAGGTGCGCGCCCGCCTCGCCGAGATCGACCAGGAGCGGTCGGTCCCCGGCCACCGCGCCGCGCTGGAGTTCGTCGCCACCTTCTTCGCCGAGGACGAGCGCGGGTCGCGGCCGACCGGCGGGTCCCGCGAGACGGTCTCGCGGATCACGCGGGACGCCGTCGTGGCGTTCCACGAGGAGCACGTCGTCGCTGCCGGGACCACGGTCGCGCTGGCCGGTGACCTCGCGGGGCTCGACGTCCACGCGCTCGTCGGGGACGCCCTCGGCGGCTGGCGTCGAGGCCCCGACCGTGCATCGTCGCTCAGCCGCGCGGCGGCACTGGCCGCGGACCGGGACCGGATCGTCATCGTCAACCGCTCCGAGTCGGTGCAGACCGAGATCGTGCTCGGTGCGCCGGGTCCTGACCGTTCCGTGGAGGGCGGCTGGGCGCCGTATCCCGTCATCGGGTTCATCCTCGGTGGCTCGCCCAACGCGCGCGTCGACGCCGTTCTGCGGGAGGAGAAGGGCTACACCTACGGGATCCGGTCGAGCTTCCGGCCGCGGCGCACCGGGGGCCTGTTCCTCACCTCGGGTTCGGTCCGGGCCGACAGCACCCCCGAGTCGGTCCGCCTTCTCGTCGAGATCCTCGAGAGCGGCCGGGACGGCTTCTCCGAGCAGGAGGTCCGTTCCGGCGTCGACTTCATCAGCAAGACCGCTCCGGGACGCTATGCGACCGCCGACGCCGTGGCGGACGAGGCGATCAACATGGCCCTGGACGGACGGACGACCGAGTTCACCACCGCCAACCTGCGCGACCTCGAGCGCGTCGACCGGGCCCGGCTGGACGACGCCTTCCGCCGCTTCGCGACGGGAGCAGGGGTCGCCCTGCCCGGTTCTCCCCCCGGGACCGGTTGGACCATGGTCCTCGTCGGGGACGCCGCCACGCACCGGGCCGCGATCGAGGAGCTCGGCCTCGGCGCAGTCACCGTCGTCGGCGACTGA